In one Suricata suricatta isolate VVHF042 chromosome 9, meerkat_22Aug2017_6uvM2_HiC, whole genome shotgun sequence genomic region, the following are encoded:
- the CALM1 gene encoding calmodulin-1, producing MADQLTEEQIAEFKEAFSLFDKDGDGTITTKELGTVMRSLGQNPTEAELQDMINEVDADGNGTIDFPEFLTMMARKMKDTDSEEEIREAFRVFDKDGNGYISAAELRHVMTNLGEKLTDEEVDEMIREADIDGDGQVNYEEFVQMMTAK from the exons ATG gCTGATCAGCTGACCGAAGAGCAGATTGCTG AGTTCAAGGAAGCTTTCTCCCTGTTTGACAAAGATGGCGATGGTACCATCACCACAAAGGAACTTGGAACCGTCATGAGGTCACTGGGTCAGAACCCAACAGAAGCCGAATTGCAGGATATGATCAACGAGGTGGATGCTGACG gtaaTGGCACCATTGACTTCCCAGAATTTTTGACTATGATggctagaaaaatgaaagatacagACAGTGAAGAAGAAATTCGTGAGGCATTCCGAGTCTTTGACAAG GATGGCAATGGTTACATCAGTGCGGCAGAACTACGTCACGTCATGACAAACTTAGGGGAAAAACTAACAGATGAAGAAGTAGATGAAATGATCAGAGAAGCAGATATCGATGGAGATGGACAAGTCAACTATGAAG AATTCGTACAGATGATGACTGCAAAGTGA